The Rhodothermus profundi genome includes a window with the following:
- a CDS encoding polysaccharide biosynthesis/export family protein produces MHWLSITGGLLLLCASSLYGQELPPAQRQTLPLPFQQLLQRQLERSAEGLALEGPVRPEAYRVGPGDVLTILIGGAFGQKLRVEVSAEGKLTLAEIGVLPVAGKSLAAVRDTVQRFLRPHFANVPIEVTLSRPRSFYVHITGAVPRPGRVRASATARVSDIIEAAFESPSEITPPPSSEVAQESPALLSAPFLRTYRAESSSDFMPALRNVLLHRRDSTTLRIDLLRYYTTGTLAHNPYLQDGDVIEVPSFHVQRDAVIVQGPVPYPGAYDVRPDDTVLDLLVVAAGRDGLHHLTEVRLIRKPAAADTATASQLITIDSLLQHPTRAPRLRPGDRVMVLEPEMATAAAYGFVRYPGTYPITHGKTTVRQLIKMAGGLLPEANPRVAYIERTRSFYFKGTAQATDLDFFGRAYLRQSLQTNRIVVNVADILEGKAPDLPLYDGDRVVIPRNEQTVFVAGHVAKPGYVPYQPGQPARYYILQAGGLGPQARAVYVFDAGTGQVRRGLEAPVYSGDTIFVDRQPMADTPEIAQLVLNDQISRRQHRILTVQTILTGISTIVGIITAYAAITR; encoded by the coding sequence ATGCACTGGTTAAGCATTACGGGTGGGCTTTTATTGCTCTGCGCCTCTTCTCTTTATGGGCAAGAACTCCCTCCCGCGCAACGGCAAACGCTGCCGCTTCCTTTTCAGCAACTGCTGCAGCGGCAACTGGAACGATCTGCCGAAGGACTTGCCCTGGAGGGTCCGGTTCGACCAGAAGCCTATCGTGTCGGTCCCGGCGATGTCCTCACGATCCTGATCGGGGGTGCCTTTGGCCAGAAGCTACGGGTGGAAGTCTCCGCCGAAGGCAAACTAACCCTGGCTGAAATCGGCGTGTTACCTGTGGCCGGGAAGTCCCTGGCTGCCGTGCGGGATACCGTACAACGCTTTCTGCGGCCCCATTTTGCAAACGTCCCTATTGAAGTCACGCTGAGCAGACCGCGCTCTTTTTACGTCCACATTACCGGAGCGGTACCCAGACCAGGACGCGTGCGCGCATCGGCTACTGCACGCGTCAGCGATATCATTGAAGCGGCCTTTGAATCCCCTTCGGAGATTACCCCACCGCCTTCTTCCGAAGTTGCTCAAGAGTCGCCAGCCTTGCTTTCCGCTCCGTTTTTACGGACGTATCGTGCTGAATCCTCGTCCGACTTTATGCCCGCCCTCCGCAACGTCTTGCTACACCGCCGCGACAGTACCACCCTGCGCATCGACCTGTTGCGCTACTACACGACGGGCACGCTGGCGCACAATCCTTATTTGCAGGATGGTGACGTCATTGAGGTACCTTCCTTTCATGTGCAGCGCGATGCGGTAATTGTACAGGGCCCCGTTCCCTATCCCGGAGCCTACGATGTGCGCCCTGACGATACGGTGCTCGATCTTCTTGTAGTGGCAGCAGGACGCGACGGCTTACACCACCTCACCGAAGTCCGGCTCATCCGCAAACCCGCTGCAGCCGATACAGCGACAGCCTCCCAGCTTATTACAATCGACTCCTTGCTGCAGCATCCGACGCGGGCCCCTCGGCTCCGGCCAGGTGATCGCGTGATGGTTCTTGAACCAGAGATGGCCACAGCCGCAGCCTACGGTTTTGTGCGCTACCCTGGCACCTACCCCATCACGCATGGCAAAACCACGGTGCGTCAGCTCATCAAAATGGCCGGAGGCCTCCTGCCCGAAGCCAACCCCCGCGTTGCTTACATTGAGCGAACCCGCTCGTTCTACTTTAAAGGTACGGCTCAGGCCACCGACCTGGATTTCTTTGGCCGCGCATACCTGCGCCAATCTCTGCAGACGAACCGAATTGTCGTCAATGTCGCGGATATTCTGGAGGGGAAGGCCCCCGACCTGCCCCTGTATGACGGCGACCGCGTGGTGATTCCCCGGAATGAACAAACGGTTTTTGTAGCAGGCCATGTCGCTAAACCAGGCTATGTGCCCTATCAACCTGGCCAGCCTGCCCGCTACTATATCCTGCAGGCAGGAGGCCTGGGCCCCCAGGCCCGAGCCGTGTACGTTTTCGATGCCGGCACTGGACAGGTGCGGCGTGGACTGGAGGCCCCGGTTTATTCCGGCGATACGATCTTTGTGGATCGTCAGCCAATGGCCGACACGCCAGAAATTGCGCAGTTGGTGCTGAACGACCAGATTTCCCGCCGTCAACATCGCATTCTGACCGTTCAGACCATCCTGACCGGAATTTCGACCATTGTCGGCATCATCACTGCCTATGCCGCCATTACCCGTTGA